The nucleotide window ATGCCTACCTTGTCCTGAAATTTTTTCTACCGCTCTGGGCCATCCAATAGTTTTCCAGCCGTTAGTGAATAGTCCCACAAGTTATATATACCTCGGCTCCCCGCCCCGAGGATAGGGGTGCCCCATGCCTTATATAGAGAAGCTTGAACTCAAGGGCTTCAAATCATATGGGAACAGGAAGGTCGTGATTCCCTTCTCAAAGGGCTTTACGGCGATAGTGGGGGCGAACGGCTCCGGAAAGAGCAACATCGGCGATGCAATTCTCTTCGTTCTCGGCGGCCTCTCTGCTAAGGCCATGAGGGCTACAAGGATAAGCGACCTAATCTTTGCGGGCAGCAAAGGGGAGCCACCTGCCAAATACGCCGAGGTTGCGATATATTTCAATAACGAGGACAGGGGCTTCCCAATAGATGAGGATGAGGTGGTGATTAAGAGGCGTGTTTACCCGGACGGCAGGAGCGCCTACTGGCTAAACGGCAGGAGGGCAACGAGGAGTGAAATACTCGACCTTCTCAGCGCCGCCATGATTTCTCCTGAGGGCTACAACCTCGTGCTCCAGGGGGATATAACTAAGTTCATCAAGATGAGCCCCCTTGAAAGGCGTCAGCTGATAGATGAGATTTCCGGCATAGCCGAGTACGACGCCAAGAAGGAGAAGGCCCTCGAAGAGCTGAAGCAGGCCGAGGAGAACCTAGCTCGTGTCGACTTACTCATAAAGGAGGTTAAAAAGCAACTGGACAAGCTTGAGAAGGAGAGGAACGACGCCCTTCGCTACCTTGACCTGAAGGAGAGGCTCGAGAGGGCGAGGGTGGCGCTTCTTCTCGGCGAGATAAAGCGCCTTGAATCCATGATAGATGAGGGAGAGCGGAAGAGGGCCGAGATAGAGGAGGAAGCTCGGAAAATTGAGGTCAGGCTTGAAGAGCTTGCGAGGGCAATCGTTGAGAAGGAGAAGGAGCTGAGAAAGCTTGAGGAGGAGCTGGAGAGAGAAGGAGGGGAGGGTGTCATCGAGGTAACGAGGAGGATTGGGGACGTAAGGTCGAAGATGGAGCTCGCAAAGAGGAACGTGGAGCTCGCGAAGAGGGAAATAGAGGATAGCCAGATGAGGCTCATAAGGGCTAAGGACGAGCTCAGGAAGACGCTCGAGGAGATAGAAAAGACTAAGGGAGCTATAGTTAGGTGGGGCAAGAGGAAAGAGAAGCTCATCGAGGAGATAAGGGCTAGGGAGGAGGAGAGAAACGCCCTCGTGGTGAGGCTTGGCGAGATAGACAGGACGTTCGCGGTCGCCAGGGAGGAGTTCGACACCGTCGTAAAGGAGCTTGAGGAAGCTCGCAAGTCTCTATACGAAGGAGAGGCAAGGATAAAGAGGGCCGAGGAGGAGAAGGAGAGGCTGAAAGCGGAAATCCTCACGGGAGAGGCGAGGCTTCCTGGCCTGAGGGAGAGGGCCGAGAATCTCAGGCGGCTAGTCGAAGAGAAGAGGGCCGAGATTAGCGAGCTTGAACGTCGGCTCTCCTCGATAACCTCCAAGAGGATTAGGGCGGAGGGTGAGCTAGAGAAGGCCGTTAAAGAGCTCGAAAAGGTAAAGGAGGAACTTGAGAAGGCTGAGAAAGAGCTCATAAGGGCCGAGGCTCAAAGCGAGGTGAGGGGAAATCGGGCCGTCGAGGCGCTGAAGAGTGCTGGCATTCCTGGAATCCACGGGGCCCTTGCCGAGCTCATAAAGGTGAAGGACGAGAGACACGCCGTTGCCATAGAGGTCGCCCTTGGAAATCGGGCCGATCACGTGGTTGTGGACGACGAGAAGGTCGCGGAAGAGGCGATAAAGTTCCTAAAGGCAAACAGGCTGGGCCGTCTGACATTCTTACCCCTAAACAAGATTAGGCCGAGGAGCGTGGAGGCAGAGGTGGGCGTGAGGGCAGCTGATCTCGTCGAGTACGACCCCCGCTTCGAGCCCGCCGTCAAGTTTGCCCTCGGAGACACCGTCGTCGTGGAGAATATGGAGGAGGCAAGGCCGTACATAGGAAAGGTCAGGATGGTCACGCTGGAAGGTGAGCTTTTCGAAAAGAGCGGTGCAATAACGGGAGGCTATTACAGGCCGAGGGGACTTAGGGTTGACACGAAGGAGCTTAAAGCGAAGGTTGATGCCCTAAAGGCGAGAAGGGAGGCCCTTGAGGGGAGGGTGAACGCCCTGAGGGTCGAGCTGAGGGCCCTTGAGAGCCAGAGCTTCGAGCTTAGGATAAAGCTTTCTGACCTTGAGAAGGAGCTGGAGTTGGCGAGGAAGGACCTCGAGAAGGTTTTAGCCGAGGAAAGAGCCGTTAGGGAGGAAATCGAGGTAGCTAAGAGAAGAATAAACGAACTCGACACCCTGATAGAGAGGGAGAGAGGTGAGCTGGCGAAGCTCCGCGGCAGAATCGAGAGGCTAGAGAGGAAGAGGGACAAGCTGAAGAAAGCCTTGGAGAATCCCGAGGCGAGAGAGCTCACCGAAAAAATCAGGGCTGTTGAAAAGGAAATAGCGGCCCTAAGGGAGGAGCTCAGCAGGGTCGAGGGCAAGCTTGAGGGCCTTGAATCCAAGCTCGATGAGGAGCTCCTGCCGAGAAAGGCAGCCCTCGAGGAGGAAATAGAGGGGCTCGTCAACAGGATAAATGCCCTGAAGGAGAACATCAGGGAAAACGAGGAAGCCCTCAAGAGGCTTGAGGAGGAGCTAAGGGAGCTTGAGATTGAAGAGGAAAAGATGAAGGGTAAGATTAAGGAGCTGAGAGCTAGGAGGAGGACCCTTGAGGAAGAGATAACTGCCCTAAGGAAGGAGAAGGAGGAGCTCAGGAACAGGCTCCAGACCCTCCAGATAGAGGAGAACACAATCAAAGTCAAGAGCGCCCAGCTGAGGATCCAGCTTGAGGAGAAGAGGAGAGAGCTGAAGCACTTCGACGCGGCCCTCATAAGGTCGGTGAAGGAAGTGTCCCTAGACTTGGAGGTCCTGAGAAAGGAGATAGAAGACATGGAGGCTGAAATAAAGGCCCTTGAGCCGGTAAACATGAAGGCGATAGAGGACTTCGAGGTCGTCGAGAGGCGTTACCTGGAACTCAAGAGTAAAAGGGAGAAGCTTGAGGCAGAGAAGGAGAGCATCATCGAGTTCATAAACGAGATTGAGAAGGAGAAGAAGAACGTTTTCATGAGGACGCTGGAGGCCATAGCGAAGAACTTTTCGGAGCTCTTTGCCAAACTCTCGCCAGGAGGGAGCGCCCGCCTAATCCTCGAAAACCCGGAAGATCCCTTCT belongs to Pyrococcus yayanosii CH1 and includes:
- the smc gene encoding chromosome segregation protein SMC, which produces MPYIEKLELKGFKSYGNRKVVIPFSKGFTAIVGANGSGKSNIGDAILFVLGGLSAKAMRATRISDLIFAGSKGEPPAKYAEVAIYFNNEDRGFPIDEDEVVIKRRVYPDGRSAYWLNGRRATRSEILDLLSAAMISPEGYNLVLQGDITKFIKMSPLERRQLIDEISGIAEYDAKKEKALEELKQAEENLARVDLLIKEVKKQLDKLEKERNDALRYLDLKERLERARVALLLGEIKRLESMIDEGERKRAEIEEEARKIEVRLEELARAIVEKEKELRKLEEELEREGGEGVIEVTRRIGDVRSKMELAKRNVELAKREIEDSQMRLIRAKDELRKTLEEIEKTKGAIVRWGKRKEKLIEEIRAREEERNALVVRLGEIDRTFAVAREEFDTVVKELEEARKSLYEGEARIKRAEEEKERLKAEILTGEARLPGLRERAENLRRLVEEKRAEISELERRLSSITSKRIRAEGELEKAVKELEKVKEELEKAEKELIRAEAQSEVRGNRAVEALKSAGIPGIHGALAELIKVKDERHAVAIEVALGNRADHVVVDDEKVAEEAIKFLKANRLGRLTFLPLNKIRPRSVEAEVGVRAADLVEYDPRFEPAVKFALGDTVVVENMEEARPYIGKVRMVTLEGELFEKSGAITGGYYRPRGLRVDTKELKAKVDALKARREALEGRVNALRVELRALESQSFELRIKLSDLEKELELARKDLEKVLAEERAVREEIEVAKRRINELDTLIERERGELAKLRGRIERLERKRDKLKKALENPEARELTEKIRAVEKEIAALREELSRVEGKLEGLESKLDEELLPRKAALEEEIEGLVNRINALKENIRENEEALKRLEEELRELEIEEEKMKGKIKELRARRRTLEEEITALRKEKEELRNRLQTLQIEENTIKVKSAQLRIQLEEKRRELKHFDAALIRSVKEVSLDLEVLRKEIEDMEAEIKALEPVNMKAIEDFEVVERRYLELKSKREKLEAEKESIIEFINEIEKEKKNVFMRTLEAIAKNFSELFAKLSPGGSARLILENPEDPFSGGLEIEAKPAGKDVKRIEAMSGGEKALTALAFIFAIQRFKPAPFYLFDEIDAHLDDANVKRVADLIKESSRESQFIVITLRDVMMANADKIIGVSMRDGVSRVVSLSLEKAMKILEEAKKRNEATIGG